Proteins encoded together in one Desulfosporosinus meridiei DSM 13257 window:
- the nrdR gene encoding transcriptional regulator NrdR, with translation MHCPFCGYEDTKVQDSRQVEEGTAVRRRRECERCMRRFTTFEKFEDSPLVVVKKEGRREGFSRSKMMAGMLRACEKRPISIEEIEEAAYAIEKKLRNCHEREVSSSEVGEAVLEQLFNMDEVAYIRFASVYRQFQDIQRFMEELHELIEKRGSINKRDQPK, from the coding sequence ATGCACTGTCCATTCTGCGGATACGAGGACACGAAGGTTCAGGATTCACGTCAAGTTGAAGAAGGGACGGCGGTTCGGAGACGCAGGGAATGTGAACGATGTATGCGTCGGTTCACCACATTTGAAAAGTTCGAGGACTCTCCACTTGTCGTTGTGAAAAAAGAAGGTCGACGTGAAGGATTTTCCCGCTCAAAAATGATGGCCGGTATGCTCAGAGCTTGTGAAAAAAGACCGATTTCTATCGAGGAAATTGAAGAAGCTGCCTACGCCATTGAGAAGAAGTTACGCAATTGCCATGAGCGGGAAGTATCAAGTTCCGAAGTAGGGGAAGCGGTTTTGGAACAGTTATTTAACATGGATGAAGTCGCCTACATACGTTTTGCGTCTGTTTATCGACAGTTTCAAGACATCCAACGATTTATGGAAGAGTTACATGAACTCATTGAAAAAAGGGGATCTATCAATAAGAGAGATCAGCCTAAGTAG
- a CDS encoding DUF4829 domain-containing protein: protein MKEILGLVLAVIVLISGCGSNTNSVKKTDLSNLTPTPTQIVETYYNSIATGDYSTAKNCLSDEIVQQYVNYPDSDFTNIKKLTDIKVSVAAPIKLHGKNFDEVQVTAKYVAEYKKVMTSDNGKQVRFIYVAKKEKDSPWKIISIGTGP from the coding sequence GTGAAAGAAATACTGGGGTTAGTTTTAGCGGTTATAGTGTTAATTTCGGGTTGCGGATCCAATACTAATTCGGTAAAGAAAACAGATTTATCGAACTTGACCCCCACCCCCACCCAAATAGTCGAAACTTATTACAATAGTATTGCTACTGGTGATTATTCGACGGCTAAAAATTGCTTGTCTGATGAAATTGTTCAGCAGTATGTAAACTACCCCGATTCAGACTTCACAAATATCAAGAAGTTAACCGACATAAAAGTCAGTGTTGCAGCTCCAATCAAACTTCACGGGAAGAATTTTGATGAGGTCCAGGTTACAGCCAAATATGTTGCAGAGTATAAAAAGGTAATGACGTCTGACAACGGAAAACAGGTTAGGTTTATTTATGTAGCTAAAAAGGAAAAAGATTCTCCATGGAAGATCATTAGTATTGGAACAGGGCCATAA
- a CDS encoding DUF4956 domain-containing protein, translated as MFETLLSSSAGDSLTLTNSLAVLCSALLLGLFTSLVYIHTHKKQGYSAGFTVTMIMLPAIISIIILLIGNNVARAFSLAGAFSLIRFRSAPGEPKDIAYVLFTLAIGLACGMGYIVYAAMFAFILCLVMVILYYTDFANPKANAMQLKIVVPENLNFQGLFDDILNQYTDSWVMNRVKTKDFGTLFEVVYNINLKQAINQKSFLDELRCRNGNLNIALTCHQLDDKIYA; from the coding sequence ATGTTCGAAACCTTACTATCCTCCTCAGCGGGAGATTCTCTTACCCTAACAAACTCACTAGCTGTTTTGTGTTCAGCACTCCTCCTGGGTCTATTCACCAGCTTAGTTTATATCCACACCCACAAAAAGCAAGGCTATTCTGCCGGATTTACAGTAACCATGATTATGTTGCCTGCTATTATTTCCATCATTATTTTATTGATTGGGAATAACGTGGCCAGAGCCTTCAGTTTAGCGGGAGCCTTTAGCCTTATTCGTTTTAGAAGTGCCCCCGGTGAACCTAAAGATATTGCTTATGTGCTATTTACTCTAGCCATAGGTTTGGCCTGTGGGATGGGTTATATTGTCTACGCAGCCATGTTTGCCTTCATTCTCTGTTTGGTCATGGTAATCCTTTATTACACAGATTTTGCAAATCCCAAAGCCAATGCCATGCAATTAAAAATTGTTGTGCCAGAAAATCTAAACTTTCAAGGATTATTCGATGACATTCTCAATCAATATACGGATTCTTGGGTTATGAATCGAGTTAAAACTAAAGACTTTGGAACTCTTTTTGAAGTTGTCTATAACATCAACTTAAAACAGGCCATTAATCAAAAGTCATTCCTTGATGAATTGAGATGCCGTAATGGTAATCTGAACATCGCCTTAACCTGTCATCAATTAGACGATAAAATCTACGCTTAA
- a CDS encoding polyphosphate polymerase domain-containing protein encodes MAITTFKRYEMKFMLDQAQLDTLIPLLLEYMVPDAHCQEGKEYNIYNIYYDTHDSNLIRHSLSKPYYKEKLRLRSYTIPTSFNDQVFLELKKKIGGIVNKRRVVLTLKDAYDFVRLGKCPVSSPKLNKQVASEIEYFLSRNQVSPAAYISYKRLAYFGKDDKDFRVTFDYNVCSRRDDLFLELPSYGTPLLEKGQYLMEVKLSGAVPIWLSRTLSGLRLYKTNFSKYGKEYENYCTLVNPSLCANY; translated from the coding sequence ATGGCTATAACGACGTTTAAGCGATATGAAATGAAATTCATGCTGGATCAGGCACAGTTGGATACTCTTATCCCACTTTTGCTGGAATACATGGTTCCTGATGCCCATTGCCAAGAGGGGAAAGAGTACAACATTTATAATATTTATTACGATACACATGACAGTAATCTCATTCGGCATTCTCTGTCCAAACCCTATTATAAGGAAAAGCTTCGCTTAAGAAGCTATACTATTCCAACCTCATTTAACGACCAGGTATTTTTAGAGCTCAAAAAGAAAATCGGTGGTATCGTCAACAAGAGACGTGTTGTCTTAACTTTAAAAGATGCCTATGATTTTGTTCGGCTAGGTAAATGCCCAGTTTCCTCTCCAAAGCTTAATAAGCAGGTCGCTAGCGAAATTGAATATTTTTTAAGTCGCAATCAGGTAAGTCCGGCAGCTTACATTAGTTATAAGCGGCTAGCTTACTTTGGAAAAGATGATAAAGACTTTCGAGTGACTTTTGACTACAACGTCTGCTCCAGACGAGATGACTTATTTCTCGAACTACCCAGTTATGGAACCCCCTTATTAGAAAAAGGGCAGTATTTAATGGAAGTCAAACTCTCCGGCGCCGTACCTATTTGGCTATCCCGTACTTTATCCGGTCTCAGACTATATAAGACTAACTTCTCAAAATACGGCAAAGAGTACGAGAATTATTGCACCCTTGTTAACCCAAGCCTTTGTGCTAATTATTAA
- a CDS encoding DUF3658 domain-containing protein — MIEIVFSDSACGSLKVAQHYGEGKYQGGCIGVGISHADGSKPTKEEVEAVRREAEEKARLAWESAVPLGGKTADIYGLNLMLSVGDISENQPGIRRKQTLEHLYSVYPNDEGHQAAQKIFKRVKADLKRVQERAAEGESLRIWYSNQPDEMCGLYWFIGQLNQWKVPCKQIAIVKLPEWEADEKGNIVRKSGWGEVAPEEWHRYLALQKPVLPVFEQSCASHWQELQRENAPLRATLNGQLISAPETLYDDFIFREIAAEGEEFQEAKVIGRVLGKYQLGISDSWVALRIEKMIREGKLEAVSAVAEDTPIYHRVLKKCTYRL; from the coding sequence ATGATTGAAATAGTATTTAGCGATAGTGCCTGTGGAAGTCTTAAAGTAGCACAGCACTATGGCGAGGGGAAATATCAAGGTGGATGTATTGGCGTTGGTATTAGTCATGCGGATGGAAGCAAGCCAACCAAAGAGGAAGTTGAAGCTGTCCGACGAGAAGCAGAGGAAAAGGCACGCTTAGCATGGGAGAGTGCTGTCCCCTTAGGTGGAAAGACAGCAGACATCTATGGATTAAACTTAATGCTAAGCGTCGGAGATATTTCCGAGAATCAGCCCGGTATCAGGCGGAAGCAGACTTTGGAACACTTATACAGCGTTTATCCGAATGACGAGGGTCATCAGGCGGCTCAGAAAATATTTAAAAGGGTAAAAGCAGATCTGAAAAGGGTTCAGGAACGCGCAGCAGAGGGAGAATCCCTTCGAATCTGGTACAGCAATCAGCCCGATGAAATGTGTGGACTCTATTGGTTCATAGGGCAGTTGAATCAGTGGAAAGTGCCTTGCAAACAGATTGCTATTGTCAAGCTTCCGGAATGGGAAGCCGACGAAAAGGGAAATATCGTGCGGAAAAGCGGCTGGGGTGAAGTTGCTCCCGAAGAATGGCATCGGTATCTTGCTTTGCAAAAGCCTGTGTTACCGGTATTTGAACAAAGCTGTGCATCTCATTGGCAAGAGCTTCAAAGGGAGAACGCACCTTTGCGGGCCACGCTGAATGGACAGTTGATCAGTGCGCCGGAAACCCTTTATGATGACTTTATCTTTCGTGAAATCGCTGCAGAAGGTGAGGAATTTCAGGAGGCAAAGGTTATCGGGCGGGTGCTTGGTAAATATCAACTTGGAATTAGTGATTCCTGGGTCGCACTCCGTATAGAAAAAATGATTCGTGAAGGAAAACTTGAGGCTGTGTCTGCGGTTGCCGAAGATACGCCAATCTATCATCGAGTGTTGAAAAAGTGTACTTACAGATTATGA
- a CDS encoding vitamin B12-dependent ribonucleotide reductase: MSFEGQAPKKWPKANLTPNARVVLAKRYLKQENGQVVESAEDMIFRVASVVARIEEEMYGKGKEEVQSLAKEFYTMMANLEFMPNSPTLMNAGRDLGQLSACFVLPVEDSMEEIFDAIKNAAIIHKSGGGTGFSFSRLRPKNSMVRSTGGVASGPISFMKVFNSATEAVKQGGTRRGANMGILRVDHPDIVDFIQCKEDNKEITNFNISVGVTEEFMSAVREGRPYDLMDPHTGNPVGQLSAPEIFNKIVEHAWKNGEPGVVFLDRLNQGNPTPLLGKIEATNPCGEQPLLPNEACNLGSINLKLMVTEKEGKMVINWERLSQVTRLSVRFLDNVIDANQYPLEIIDKVVKGNRKIGLGVMGFADMLILLQTSYATEEAVEYAEKVMNFIQTEARIESQRLAEERGTFPNYEGSIYDGFMKLRNATLTTIAPTGTISMICAASSGVEPLFAVAYTKTVMDGTALVEVNPLFEGFAKEYGFYSEELMRKIADRGTVLGLPEVPNWVQEVFTTAQEIAPEWHIRIQAAFQKYTDNAVSKTINFANSATQEEIAEAYRLADELNCKGLTVYRDGSREEQVLSTGTSSAQSSEDKTTAVKDLQASEQLSAPKKPFVPEVNTVVPRPRPTTTIGVTEKIKIGCGNLYVSVNADEKGICEVFTNTGRAGGCSSQSEATARLISITLRSGLSVDAITEQIKGIRCPACMRREGVNVTSCPDAIARVIRKYSDVGINFSTVKLGTHEQVPAPEKTNVAAGQGNPAPEKAAVKKARASVAPGNACPECGMSINHESGCVVCTHCGYSKCG; encoded by the coding sequence TTGAGTTTCGAAGGACAAGCACCAAAAAAATGGCCGAAGGCTAATTTAACGCCGAATGCACGAGTTGTATTGGCAAAGCGATATTTAAAACAAGAAAATGGACAAGTAGTAGAATCTGCCGAAGATATGATTTTTCGGGTGGCTAGTGTAGTCGCTCGTATTGAAGAAGAAATGTATGGCAAAGGCAAAGAAGAGGTTCAGTCCTTAGCCAAAGAATTTTATACAATGATGGCCAACCTAGAGTTTATGCCCAACTCACCGACCCTGATGAATGCCGGGCGAGACCTGGGTCAGCTAAGTGCCTGCTTTGTCTTACCCGTTGAAGACAGCATGGAAGAAATATTTGATGCTATTAAAAATGCTGCCATAATTCATAAATCCGGTGGTGGAACCGGTTTCAGCTTTTCTCGTTTACGTCCTAAAAACAGCATGGTTCGTTCAACCGGTGGAGTAGCCTCCGGCCCGATTTCTTTTATGAAAGTGTTTAATTCAGCAACAGAAGCAGTTAAGCAGGGTGGCACGCGACGGGGAGCCAATATGGGAATTCTGCGCGTCGACCATCCTGATATTGTAGATTTCATCCAGTGTAAAGAAGACAACAAGGAAATTACCAACTTTAATATTTCTGTTGGGGTAACAGAAGAGTTTATGTCCGCCGTCCGGGAAGGGCGTCCTTATGATTTGATGGATCCTCATACAGGAAATCCAGTTGGACAACTGTCTGCTCCGGAAATCTTTAATAAAATTGTAGAACATGCTTGGAAAAATGGAGAACCCGGTGTTGTTTTCTTAGATCGCTTGAACCAAGGAAATCCTACACCCTTACTCGGAAAAATCGAAGCAACCAATCCTTGCGGTGAGCAACCCCTGCTGCCCAATGAGGCCTGCAACTTAGGCTCGATTAACCTGAAGCTGATGGTCACTGAAAAAGAGGGAAAAATGGTGATCAATTGGGAGCGTTTAAGTCAGGTAACTCGACTGTCGGTTCGCTTCCTGGATAACGTGATCGACGCCAATCAGTATCCTTTGGAGATAATTGATAAAGTGGTAAAAGGGAATCGTAAAATCGGCCTGGGCGTCATGGGATTTGCAGACATGCTTATCCTGCTTCAAACTTCATATGCAACTGAAGAAGCGGTGGAATATGCTGAAAAGGTTATGAATTTCATTCAAACTGAAGCTCGTATTGAGTCCCAGCGCTTGGCTGAAGAACGGGGAACCTTCCCGAACTATGAAGGTTCAATTTATGATGGGTTCATGAAGTTGAGGAATGCTACCCTGACAACGATTGCTCCTACAGGAACAATTTCCATGATTTGTGCTGCTTCAAGTGGGGTAGAGCCTTTGTTTGCCGTGGCTTATACCAAAACCGTAATGGATGGAACTGCACTGGTGGAAGTGAATCCTCTCTTTGAGGGATTCGCTAAAGAATATGGTTTCTATTCGGAAGAACTAATGCGAAAGATTGCAGACAGGGGAACAGTCCTGGGTCTGCCTGAGGTTCCTAACTGGGTACAGGAGGTCTTTACCACAGCCCAAGAGATTGCCCCTGAATGGCACATTCGAATTCAGGCGGCCTTCCAGAAATATACGGACAATGCAGTCTCCAAAACCATTAACTTTGCTAATTCAGCCACCCAGGAAGAAATAGCTGAAGCCTATCGACTGGCCGATGAACTTAACTGTAAAGGGTTAACAGTTTACCGCGATGGCAGTCGTGAAGAGCAAGTGCTTTCTACGGGTACCAGCTCAGCACAATCCTCGGAGGACAAGACCACTGCGGTTAAAGATCTGCAGGCTTCAGAACAGCTTTCTGCACCGAAGAAACCCTTTGTCCCTGAGGTGAATACAGTGGTTCCCCGCCCCAGACCGACAACAACCATAGGGGTAACAGAAAAGATAAAAATCGGTTGCGGAAACCTCTATGTAAGTGTTAATGCCGATGAAAAAGGGATTTGTGAAGTGTTTACGAATACCGGTCGGGCAGGTGGTTGCTCGTCCCAATCCGAGGCTACTGCTCGTTTGATCTCGATAACCTTACGGTCAGGTCTGTCTGTCGATGCAATTACCGAGCAGATTAAAGGGATTCGCTGCCCGGCCTGCATGAGACGGGAAGGGGTTAATGTTACATCCTGCCCTGATGCCATTGCCCGAGTTATTAGAAAGTATAGTGATGTGGGGATTAACTTTAGTACGGTCAAGCTTGGAACGCATGAACAAGTACCTGCGCCTGAAAAGACGAATGTTGCAGCAGGACAGGGAAATCCTGCCCCAGAGAAAGCTGCTGTTAAAAAAGCTCGTGCTAGCGTGGCTCCGGGAAATGCTTGCCCAGAGTGTGGAATGTCGATTAATCATGAGAGCGGTTGTGTAGTGTGTACCCATTGTGGATATTCGAAGTGTGGGTAA
- a CDS encoding Abi-alpha family protein has product MNDLTGLGKVAESVDSVTKELRQLIYEFLSPGTKGAGEYIADKVRYLRFMKSVRAMQKAKVILESMGVDNVHIELRNLVPLIEKCSLEEDDTLIDKWANLIASAVVDKSFSPSYISILSSLSPIESLVLDSISRNSRPIMKMGIYQYYGVELHILVDKSNCVRADLVGVLSNLERLGLILRVFENEPALMFGNPPIGTMQSELIGLTPLGGRFILACDRKLEVGNGIPHIDLSILSTEVI; this is encoded by the coding sequence ATGAATGATTTAACGGGACTAGGAAAGGTAGCAGAATCTGTTGATTCTGTTACAAAAGAGTTAAGACAGTTAATCTATGAGTTTCTTTCACCGGGAACAAAAGGAGCGGGAGAGTATATAGCAGATAAGGTTCGCTATTTAAGATTTATGAAGTCAGTAAGAGCCATGCAGAAAGCCAAAGTGATTTTGGAATCTATGGGAGTTGATAATGTACATATAGAACTACGAAATTTAGTTCCATTGATTGAGAAGTGTTCTCTTGAAGAAGATGATACACTTATTGACAAATGGGCCAATTTAATTGCAAGTGCAGTTGTTGATAAAAGTTTTAGTCCTTCGTATATCAGTATATTATCCTCATTAAGCCCAATTGAAAGTTTAGTGTTAGATTCTATAAGTAGGAATAGTCGTCCAATAATGAAAATGGGAATTTACCAGTATTATGGTGTCGAATTACATATTCTAGTTGATAAATCTAATTGTGTAAGAGCAGATTTGGTGGGGGTTTTAAGTAATTTGGAGAGGTTAGGTCTAATCTTAAGAGTTTTTGAAAATGAACCAGCACTAATGTTTGGAAACCCTCCAATTGGAACAATGCAAAGTGAGTTAATAGGACTAACTCCTTTAGGTGGTCGCTTTATATTGGCATGCGACCGTAAACTAGAAGTTGGAAATGGTATTCCTCATATAGATTTGTCTATTCTATCTACTGAAGTGATATAA
- a CDS encoding DUF3786 domain-containing protein, with product MTNNFDEGGYTPAFIKSRENLRKLTPQTIAEGSLCKYLNGRFIIESFGEIIEISYPEGEIIGQDSNSPYSDNRLLLLNYLSYSKNIPFSDQWVSYRDLPHGNVFYPSIKRNVIDTLGDFFSSCNKEVLSHSLAEAGFTLLPAKADIAVKGFFAPRIPILLYFWEGEEGIPSACQILFNSTISEQMHMEDISALCGIIKTQVISQYTRTISKLPKFMQSVILS from the coding sequence ATGACTAATAACTTTGATGAAGGTGGGTATACACCCGCATTTATTAAAAGTAGAGAGAATCTACGTAAGTTAACGCCACAAACTATTGCAGAAGGATCGCTTTGCAAATACTTAAATGGTCGCTTTATAATCGAGAGCTTTGGCGAAATAATCGAAATTTCCTATCCCGAGGGAGAAATAATCGGTCAGGATTCGAATAGCCCCTACTCCGATAATAGATTACTTCTTCTTAATTATTTGTCTTACTCTAAGAACATTCCCTTCTCCGATCAATGGGTATCTTATCGCGATTTACCTCACGGGAATGTGTTCTACCCTAGCATTAAAAGAAATGTCATCGATACTTTAGGTGATTTTTTTTCTAGCTGTAACAAAGAGGTATTGAGCCATAGTTTAGCCGAAGCGGGGTTCACCTTACTACCCGCCAAAGCCGATATTGCTGTTAAAGGCTTCTTTGCTCCAAGAATCCCTATACTTCTCTATTTCTGGGAAGGCGAAGAGGGTATACCATCTGCATGTCAGATTCTTTTCAATAGTACGATCTCAGAGCAAATGCATATGGAAGATATCTCCGCATTGTGCGGCATTATTAAAACCCAGGTTATTAGTCAATACACAAGAACAATATCAAAACTACCAAAATTTATGCAAAGTGTGATACTGAGTTGA
- a CDS encoding long-chain-fatty-acid--CoA ligase, whose amino-acid sequence MEESIVERSWFRFYEPNVRKRLEIPELTLMGMFKQTKLKFPDNPALIFGGKTTTYADMDIFIERMAKMLKQRGVKKGDRISIYMPNSANWVISFFAIQRLGAIVVQTNPLYVESELKALLQDSGAMGIISIPQLLPRIMKIQEEVGLELIALDFLKAFHGLGGLGLADNPLYEDIEKQLSDPCWDELESLPWVGETEDLAVLQYTGGTTGTAKGVMLTHHNLVANALQAWEWIDGQEGKERVLTVLPLFHIYALTACMNFSVLSGGVMIIVPKFDIDIVLQHINDYGPTFFPGAPTMYVAVINHPRIKEYKVSSIRCCLSGSAPLPKEVAIRFGELTGGRLVEAYGLSEAAPATHLNPIFNSRVGSIGVPAPNTDSKIMDLETGEQELPPREIGELVVKGNQVMLGYWQRPDETTDVLRDGWLYTGDIAYKDEDGFFYIVDRKKDMIITGGYNVYPRDVEEVLYTHPAVREAVCAGITNPYWGEMVKAYIVIKEGLSVTEEEILNYCKSKLAVFKIPKAIEFRESLPKTAVGKVLRRFLVEEEREKMREKEMAEVTAQGEIAVSI is encoded by the coding sequence ATGGAAGAGTCTATCGTAGAGAGATCTTGGTTTCGTTTTTATGAGCCTAATGTTCGAAAACGGTTAGAAATTCCTGAACTTACTTTGATGGGGATGTTTAAGCAAACAAAGTTGAAATTCCCGGATAATCCGGCATTAATATTTGGAGGAAAGACCACTACCTACGCAGATATGGATATATTCATTGAACGCATGGCTAAAATGCTAAAGCAGAGAGGGGTAAAAAAGGGAGATAGAATTTCTATATATATGCCTAATAGCGCCAATTGGGTTATCTCGTTCTTTGCAATCCAAAGACTAGGGGCAATAGTTGTTCAGACTAACCCCCTTTATGTCGAAAGTGAATTAAAAGCTTTATTGCAGGACTCCGGCGCTATGGGTATAATCTCCATTCCCCAACTCTTGCCGCGTATTATGAAGATACAAGAGGAAGTGGGATTAGAACTAATAGCCTTAGACTTCCTAAAAGCTTTCCATGGCTTAGGGGGCTTAGGATTAGCAGATAATCCATTATATGAAGACATAGAGAAACAACTTTCAGATCCCTGCTGGGATGAATTAGAGTCTCTACCCTGGGTGGGTGAAACTGAGGATCTGGCAGTTTTACAGTATACAGGTGGAACAACAGGAACAGCAAAGGGAGTTATGTTAACACATCATAACCTAGTAGCTAATGCTTTACAAGCCTGGGAATGGATTGATGGACAAGAGGGAAAGGAAAGAGTCTTAACGGTTCTTCCACTATTTCATATATACGCCTTAACAGCATGTATGAATTTTTCAGTATTATCCGGAGGGGTAATGATTATCGTACCGAAGTTTGATATTGATATTGTCCTTCAACACATTAATGACTATGGACCTACGTTTTTTCCGGGAGCTCCCACTATGTATGTAGCCGTAATAAATCATCCGCGAATCAAGGAATATAAGGTTTCGTCTATTCGCTGCTGTCTAAGTGGGTCAGCACCGCTGCCTAAAGAAGTAGCAATTCGATTTGGGGAATTAACGGGTGGCAGGTTAGTTGAAGCCTATGGATTATCCGAGGCAGCACCTGCAACACACTTGAATCCGATTTTTAATTCAAGGGTTGGCTCAATCGGGGTTCCGGCACCTAATACTGATTCCAAAATTATGGACTTAGAGACAGGCGAGCAAGAGCTTCCCCCGAGAGAAATTGGAGAATTGGTGGTTAAGGGTAATCAAGTTATGTTAGGGTATTGGCAAAGACCGGATGAAACAACGGATGTATTAAGAGATGGGTGGCTATATACAGGAGATATTGCCTATAAAGATGAAGACGGCTTTTTCTATATTGTTGATCGGAAAAAGGATATGATTATTACGGGAGGTTATAATGTCTATCCTCGCGATGTAGAAGAAGTACTCTATACTCACCCGGCTGTAAGAGAAGCTGTGTGCGCCGGAATTACTAATCCCTATTGGGGAGAAATGGTTAAAGCCTATATTGTTATTAAAGAAGGATTAAGTGTAACAGAGGAGGAAATTTTAAACTATTGTAAGAGTAAGCTTGCAGTCTTTAAAATTCCGAAAGCCATTGAATTTCGTGAAAGTCTACCGAAGACAGCTGTTGGTAAAGTTTTGCGCCGCTTTTTAGTGGAAGAAGAAAGAGAAAAAATGCGAGAAAAGGAAATGGCAGAGGTGACAGCTCAGGGAGAAATTGCCGTAAGCATATAA
- a CDS encoding carbohydrate-binding domain-containing protein — protein MKKPLSIVLALALLVTGLAGCASTKESSAVETVSPTSAINPVSVTYADDDFYFDWKNSSYKTIDLNGSSATVNGEGLDVQGSIVTISKSGVYEITGSLTNGSIVVDVNRDTDDGTVFLVLNGAAIQSQTSAPIYVKNAKKAVILLENDTDNSVAGGSEYVVNEDGEPSAAIFSKSDLTITGSGKLAVTADYNDGITSKDDLKITDGSLTVTSKADGIVGRDSVGVKNGTFAITAGKDGIRSTNETDEDKGNVVVENGQFTIAAANDGMQAARLVQIDAGTFQLTSGGGYPGKSINSSNDFGAPPDQKANTSTTDSVQDEESKKGLKAGQGILLNGGNISVSSYEDSLHSNNDLIINGGILTLQSGDDGLHADNNLQITAGEITIKNSYESLESSNITVNGGKINATSTDDGINVNSKTGVLTITGGEVTLNANGDGLDSNGSVNMTGGTVYVDGPTGNGNGSLDYDGNFAISGGTLVASGSSGMAQAPNTNTQPSILMYYTSAQAAGTPITLKDKDGSTVVAYIPLKQYSSVAISSPKLTVGSTYTLYSGDHQIVEVTLSDSLTYLTESGVTTKPQNAGPGGGKGFGGAGNMPPREDGMPPNDSGMPPSDKLPQ, from the coding sequence ATGAAAAAACCACTTAGTATTGTTCTAGCCCTGGCCCTTTTAGTAACCGGCCTTGCGGGATGTGCTTCCACGAAAGAAAGCTCTGCCGTTGAAACGGTCAGCCCTACCTCGGCAATCAATCCGGTTTCTGTAACTTATGCTGATGACGATTTTTATTTCGACTGGAAAAATAGCAGCTATAAAACTATCGATTTAAACGGCAGCTCGGCAACAGTTAACGGAGAGGGTCTGGACGTCCAAGGTTCAATTGTTACTATCTCCAAATCCGGCGTCTATGAAATCACCGGCTCTTTGACCAATGGGAGTATTGTTGTGGATGTAAACAGAGATACCGATGATGGAACTGTATTTCTTGTATTAAATGGGGCAGCAATCCAAAGTCAAACAAGCGCTCCAATCTACGTTAAGAACGCTAAGAAAGCGGTTATTCTCTTGGAAAATGACACAGATAATTCTGTTGCCGGCGGAAGCGAGTACGTAGTGAATGAGGATGGCGAACCCTCCGCGGCAATCTTTAGTAAGTCCGATCTTACAATCACCGGAAGCGGCAAATTAGCAGTTACCGCTGACTATAATGATGGAATTACCAGTAAGGATGACTTGAAAATAACTGATGGATCTTTGACTGTAACCTCCAAGGCTGACGGAATTGTCGGCAGGGACAGTGTAGGTGTTAAAAATGGGACCTTTGCTATAACCGCTGGCAAAGACGGAATTCGCTCTACCAATGAAACTGATGAAGATAAAGGAAATGTAGTCGTCGAAAACGGACAGTTTACTATTGCTGCGGCAAATGATGGGATGCAAGCAGCAAGACTTGTGCAGATTGATGCTGGCACATTCCAGCTAACCTCCGGCGGTGGTTATCCGGGTAAAAGTATAAACAGCAGCAATGACTTTGGTGCTCCTCCCGATCAAAAGGCCAACACCTCCACTACAGATAGTGTCCAGGACGAGGAAAGCAAAAAAGGTTTAAAAGCCGGTCAAGGCATTCTCCTAAATGGCGGCAATATCAGTGTCTCATCCTATGAGGATTCATTACACAGCAATAACGACTTAATTATCAACGGTGGGATTCTGACCTTACAAAGTGGTGATGATGGTCTGCATGCTGATAACAATCTACAAATAACTGCTGGTGAAATCACTATCAAGAACTCCTATGAGAGTTTGGAGAGCTCAAATATCACAGTAAATGGTGGAAAGATTAACGCGACCTCTACAGATGACGGAATCAACGTCAATAGCAAGACTGGGGTTTTGACTATCACCGGTGGCGAAGTCACCTTAAACGCCAACGGAGACGGATTAGATTCTAATGGCAGTGTAAACATGACCGGGGGTACTGTCTACGTAGATGGTCCAACAGGTAATGGCAATGGTTCTCTTGATTATGACGGTAATTTTGCCATAAGTGGCGGAACTCTCGTGGCATCCGGCAGTTCTGGAATGGCACAAGCTCCAAACACCAATACTCAACCTTCAATCCTGATGTATTACACCTCCGCGCAAGCTGCCGGAACCCCAATAACCCTCAAAGATAAAGATGGAAGTACTGTTGTAGCCTATATTCCTTTAAAGCAATATAGCTCTGTGGCAATATCCTCTCCCAAATTAACGGTAGGCTCAACCTATACCCTCTATAGTGGTGACCATCAAATTGTTGAGGTTACACTTTCAGATTCTCTAACTTATCTAACAGAATCAGGTGTAACTACTAAACCCCAAAACGCCGGCCCCGGTGGTGGCAAAGGATTCGGCGGCGCAGGCAACATGCCCCCTCGTGAGGACGGAATGCCTCCTAATGATAGTGGAATGCCTCCCAGTGACAAACTTCCTCAGTGA